CTTTATAGTTTCTCAGTATCATCAAAGCGCGAGCTGCGCAATGCCTGAATCTTCTCTTCAGAATTTCGGTCTGTTCTATTGAAAGCCTTGCGATTTCATCAAAATCCGATTTCTTCAATATCTTAAAGATCTGCTCAACATTTACATCTTTGTTCATCCTTATAAAAAATCCATTGTCACTCATTCCGATTTCAACATCCTGATGCAATAATCGCCCCGCGATATATGCGACAGCTCTTGACAGGCAGTCATTGACCCTTCTCCCAAATAAGCTGTGAAATATCAAATGGCTGCCGTTCTCATTCTTGAAATGCTCCACAATTATCCTTTTATCGCTAGGGATTGTTGCGTATTCAAACTGCTCCCTGAAGTATTCGTAAATTGAGTTAGCGGCATATTTGTCAACATAAAGGTAAGAATTTATGAATTCAAGGATTTCCTCTTTTGTTTTATTTGCGCAGAATTTCTCGCTCATCAATCTTCTGAACCTTCCGATATCAAGAGCCAGGTCAAAAGACAAAGGCAGCATCTCGCTGATCCATGACGGAATTGTAGGCGGCCTATGCGCGCTGGCTGAAACCTGGGCAACCATTCCCCTGCTGAACTTGAATTCATAAACATTTCCTCCCAAAACAAAACTGTCGCCCTGCCTTAATTTTTCCAAAAACCCCTCATCCAAATGGCCGATTGTTTCCTCGCCTACTTTTACAGTTATAAACATTTCTTCAGGAATTGTCCCGATGTTTGTCATATAAAGAACCCTGCTGAGCCTGCCCCTTCTTCCAATCATTCCTGTTTCCTTGTCATGCCATATCTTTGCATAGACGTGCCTTGACTCAAGGCTCGCAAATTCTCCTGAAAGATATTTTATTATCTCGAGAAAATCCTCCCAGGGAAGATCCTTATAGCAGTATGAAGACCTTATCAGCCTGAATAAATCATTTATTTGGATCTTGTCCGCAATTGCAATGCCAAATATTTGCTGGGCAAGGACATCGAGGCAGTTAACAGGAATATGTATCTTGTCCATCTTTCTTTCAACTGCAGATTTAAGCAGAACAGCGCATTCTATCAAATCATCCCTGTCAAGCACAATAATCCTGCCCATTGTTTTTGAATGCAGCTGGTGGCCGCTTCTTCCAGTTCTCTGCAATGCCCTGGCAACAGATTTAGGGGATCCGAGAAGAATAACCAGGTCAATAAATCCGATATCAATGCCTAGCTCCAAGGAAGTTGAGCATACAACCACTTTTATTTTTCCTTCCCTTAATCTTTGCTCAATATTCTGCCTAAGGAATTTGCTCAGGCTGCCGTGATGCGCCCCTATATTCTCTGTATAATTCTTGGGGAATTTGTCTTTCAGATGGTCAACAACCCGTTCAGTTGCGCTTCTTGTGTTTGTAAATATTAGTGTTGTTTTATGCTCCTGCACAAGCTTGTCTATTAAAGTATAAAGCGCGTCATGCATATATGCATATTCAATGTCAATCAGATTTTCAACGGGTGACAGCACTTTCAAATCCAATTCTTTTATGAACTGCACATCTACAATAATGCAGCCCCTCACTTTTCCTTCATCATAACCTGCAAGGAATTTTGCAATCTCTTCCAGAGGAGAAATTGTAGCAGATAATCCGATTCTTGCCATATGCGAGGATAAAGCTGCCAATCTTTCAACTGACAAAGAAAGATGAACTCCTCTCTTGTTTTCAGCCAATGCGTGAATTTCGTCAATAATGCACCACTGCACATTTTTAAGATGCTCTACGAATTTTGAAGAGGAGAGCATTAATGCAAGGCTTTCAGGGGTGGTTATTAAAATGTGAGGCGGGGCTTTGAGCATCTTTGATTTTTCTGCTGCTGTTGTATCTCCTGTCCTGACTCCTACCCTGATGTTTAATTTTTTATCTGCTATTGCCTCCATTTCCTTCAATGGCTGCACAAGGTTTACAAGAATATCGTTTGACAATGCCTTCAAAGGCGAAATGTAAACGCAGTATATCTTGTTTTCCAGAATGCCTTTTTCCGAGGAATCAACAAGCTCGTTTAAAATTGACAGGAATCCAGTCAATGTTTTTGTTGCTCCTGTCGGGGCGGAGATCAGGATATTCTTTCTGCTGTGTATTTCCATAACACCATATAGCTGCGGCAGGGAATAGGCCCTGAATCTGCTGTAAAACCATTTTTTTACAATATGGTTTAAAATATTGTTTATCTCTTCAGCTGTGTTGGGCTTTTCCTTGAATTCGAGCATTATGAGAGGGAATGGAAACAGGTTTAAAAAGATATGTCTTAAATTTTGTGAAACTGAAAAGCAAAACATTTATAAATAAAATAGACAATACTGCTAGAACAATATCAAACAACAAGGGGGTGCTAATATGCAATATTTGGATGGTGATGGCGAAGAGCCAGATAATGATGGCGACTTCGGGGATGAATAAACGGAGTTTAACTTGTTTTTTGTTTTATTTCAGAAACTATCTTAAAACTTAAACCCTTTCGGCATTTTGCCCTGGAATTTCTTCATTAACTTTTCAGGAGATCCCTGGCCTTTCAGCATTTTGACAAGCTTTTTGCTCTGCTTGTACTGCTTTACAAGCTCCCTTACAATGCTTGTTGAGCATCCGCTTCCCTTTGCTATTCTTTCTGTTCTTGCAGAATCTATTATTTCAGGATCCTCAAGCTCTTCCTTAGTCATAGAGTTCATTACATAGCGCCATTTCTTAAGCTTGCCTTCCTGCACCTGCAGCACGTCTTTTGGCAATTGCAATTGCGAGAATCCTGGAATCATCTCCATTACCTTGCTTATTGGCCCCATTTTAGACATCGCTTCCATCTGCTCATACAGGTCAATAAGATTGTACTCTCCCTTCAGAAACCTTTTGCCCAGATCCTTTGCTTCCTCTTCTGTTATAGCATCTTTTGCTTTCTCTAATAATGCCTCTAAGTCCCCCATGCCCAATAATCTGCCGACAAAGTTTTTCGGCTTGAATTCCTCCAAAGCATCTATCTTTTCTCCCACTCCGATAAATTTAACATTTGCTCCTGTAACTGCGCAGGCAATCAATGCGCCGCCGCCTTTTGCTGTTCCGTCGAGCTTTGTAACAATAACGCCAGTTACATTGCATGTTTCATGGAATTTCTTTGCCTGCGATTCAGCTGCCTGGCCTAAATCGCCGCCTATTGTCAATAGCACTTCATCAGGCTGAACTTTTTTGTTGATATTGTTCAATTCCTCGATCAGATCATCAGATAAGGCATCCCTTCCTGCAGTGTCTATGATGGCAACATCGTATTTTTTTAT
The sequence above is drawn from the Candidatus Woesearchaeota archaeon genome and encodes:
- a CDS encoding ATP-dependent helicase, yielding MLEFKEKPNTAEEINNILNHIVKKWFYSRFRAYSLPQLYGVMEIHSRKNILISAPTGATKTLTGFLSILNELVDSSEKGILENKIYCVYISPLKALSNDILVNLVQPLKEMEAIADKKLNIRVGVRTGDTTAAEKSKMLKAPPHILITTPESLALMLSSSKFVEHLKNVQWCIIDEIHALAENKRGVHLSLSVERLAALSSHMARIGLSATISPLEEIAKFLAGYDEGKVRGCIIVDVQFIKELDLKVLSPVENLIDIEYAYMHDALYTLIDKLVQEHKTTLIFTNTRSATERVVDHLKDKFPKNYTENIGAHHGSLSKFLRQNIEQRLREGKIKVVVCSTSLELGIDIGFIDLVILLGSPKSVARALQRTGRSGHQLHSKTMGRIIVLDRDDLIECAVLLKSAVERKMDKIHIPVNCLDVLAQQIFGIAIADKIQINDLFRLIRSSYCYKDLPWEDFLEIIKYLSGEFASLESRHVYAKIWHDKETGMIGRRGRLSRVLYMTNIGTIPEEMFITVKVGEETIGHLDEGFLEKLRQGDSFVLGGNVYEFKFSRGMVAQVSASAHRPPTIPSWISEMLPLSFDLALDIGRFRRLMSEKFCANKTKEEILEFINSYLYVDKYAANSIYEYFREQFEYATIPSDKRIIVEHFKNENGSHLIFHSLFGRRVNDCLSRAVAYIAGRLLHQDVEIGMSDNGFFIRMNKDVNVEQIFKILKKSDFDEIARLSIEQTEILKRRFRHCAARALMILRNYK
- the ffh gene encoding signal recognition particle protein, which codes for MVLDSLGSALRNTLQKITKALFVDERLINELIKDIQKALLAADVNVKLVFDLTKKIKERALKEEAPSGLTKKEYLIKIVYDELANFLGGEGAKIDITKRPFKIMLVGLFGNGKTTTAGKLAKFFQKRGLKIAVVQTDTWRPAAYEQLEQLAKQINVDFYGIKKEKDPIKIYSEFEKNIKKYDVAIIDTAGRDALSDDLIEELNNINKKVQPDEVLLTIGGDLGQAAESQAKKFHETCNVTGVIVTKLDGTAKGGGALIACAVTGANVKFIGVGEKIDALEEFKPKNFVGRLLGMGDLEALLEKAKDAITEEEAKDLGKRFLKGEYNLIDLYEQMEAMSKMGPISKVMEMIPGFSQLQLPKDVLQVQEGKLKKWRYVMNSMTKEELEDPEIIDSARTERIAKGSGCSTSIVRELVKQYKQSKKLVKMLKGQGSPEKLMKKFQGKMPKGFKF